From one Lolium rigidum isolate FL_2022 chromosome 4, APGP_CSIRO_Lrig_0.1, whole genome shotgun sequence genomic stretch:
- the LOC124646630 gene encoding uncharacterized protein LOC124646630 produces MARSPRGPILRRRPPQAARHEDRISTLPDDLLLLLLRKIDTHTALGAGTLSRRWAHLPRQLPDLDFRVGDVLSPRYHKWLFVGNGSQLEYGRHTMEKEIRPNIRRFERRAMRSLVRSVESFLDAGDDGRRVNRLRLEFFTTHNTGCINRLLAKAIDVWGAVSLEAVAKPIHRGRKVHVFPSHGLCVEPRASRLRSLKLGGCVLPPLHEYSSLSTLVLQDMPESTPGAGYEGVFTSCPQLQVLHLISCQSGDQIVVDAPRSQIRELVLDKCEFMRLCMRALPYLERLASLGTRVLFESASFACLRQYNLTLGFGDDLGEYGHVFVKILKAQLGLFFGHAMEITNLVIRFTGPGRWIVPSSSPATFLPNLRRLLVADVPSSWDVSWPRLLLETAPSLHTLHVHVDPSLAEPGDEIPWQPTMLRHHHLKEFVMVGFQAMERQLYLVKFVVEVCTALCHVALFKDGHVRDKGHWDWELMTEQHSWTQEEKGAMLNQIMDGVSSSSIVPSQLVFG; encoded by the coding sequence ATGGCCAGGAGCCCGAGGGGTCCAATCCTTCGGCGGCGGCCTCCGCAGGCTGCTCGCCATGAAGACCGGATCAGCACCCTCCCCgacgatctcctcctcctcctcctgcgcaAGATCGACACCCACACGGCACTCGGCGCCGGGACGCTCTCTAGGCGCTGGGCCCACCTCCCCCGCCAGCTCCCCGACCTCGACTTCAGGGTCGGCGACGTACTCTCGCCGCGCTATCACAAATGGCTCTTCGTCGGCAACGGATCTCAGTTAGAGTACGGACGCCACACCATGGAGAAGGAGATCAGGCCTAACATCCGGCGGTTCGAGCGCCGCGCCATGCGCTCCTTGGTCAGATCCGTCGAGAGCTTCTTGGACGCTGGCGATGACGGACGGCGGGTGAACAGGCTGAGGCTCGAGTTCTTCACCACCCACAACACCGGCTGCATCAACCGTCTCCTGGCCAAGGCCATCGATGTTTGGGGGGCCGTTTCTCTCGAGGCTGTTGCCAAGCCAATTCACCGGGGACGGAAAGTCCACGTTTTTCCCAGCCATGGCCTCTGTGTGGAACCCCGCGCGTCACGCCTGCGAAGCCTCAAGCTTGGAGGCTGCGTGCTGCCGCCCCTGCACGAGTACAGCTCGCTCAGTACCCTCGTCCTGCAAGACATGCCAGAGTCGACACCAGGGGCAGGCTATGAGGGCGTCTTCACCTCGTGCCCGCAGCTGCAGGTGCTGCATCTCATCTCCTGTCAGAGCGGAGACCAAATCGTCGTGGACGCCCCCAGGTCACAGATAAGGGAGCTGGTTCTGGACAAGTGCGAGTTCATGCGGTTATGCATGAGGGCTCTTCCCTATCTCGAGAGGCTAGCCTCTCTGGgaacaagagtgttgtttgagtcCGCTTCATTTGCCTGCCTCAGGCAATATAACCTCACGTTGGGCTTCGGCGACGATCTGGGAGAATATGGCCATGTCTTTGTGAAGATCCTCAAGGCGCAGCTTGGCTTGTTTTTTGGACACGCCATGGAAATCACCAACTTGGTTATCCGGTTCACTGGACCTGGCAGATGGATCGTGCCCTCCAGCTCCCCGGCCACATTTTTACCTAACCTCAGGCGGCTGCTGGTCGCTGATGTGCCTTCGTCCTGGGATGTCTCATGGCCCCGTCTCCTGCTTGAGACAGCGCCTTCCCTCCACACCCTTCATGTACACGTTGATCCCTCCTTAGCGGAGCCTGGCGATGAGATACCCTGGCAACCCACCatgcttcggcaccatcacttgaAGGAGTTTGTGATGGTTGGTTTTCAAGCAATGGAGAGGCAGCTTTATCTTGTCAAATTTGTTGTGGAAGTATGCACAGCTCTGTGTCATGTCGCCTTGTTCAAGGATGGGCATGTTCGGGACAAGGGGCACTGGGACTGGGAGCTGATGACGGAGCAACACTCATGGACCCAAGAGGAGAAGGGCGCCATGCTGAACCAGATCATGGATGGGGTTTCTTCCTCTTCAATAGTTCCTAGCCAACTGGTTTTTGGCTGA